A region of Lycium barbarum isolate Lr01 chromosome 3, ASM1917538v2, whole genome shotgun sequence DNA encodes the following proteins:
- the LOC132630387 gene encoding uncharacterized protein LOC132630387, giving the protein MEYGHVQRSKYDCLLFDLDDTLYPLSTGLATSVRKNIEDYMVEKLGIERSKIAELGNLLYKNYGTTMAGLRAIGYDFDYDEYHSFVHGRLPYENLRPDPVLRSLLLSVPIRKVIFTNADKIHAIKVLSKLGLEDCFEGILCFETLNPIHKSTPSDDEDDIEFVGSATLASNAAAINGTEIFDIIGHFSQPKPGSVLPKTPIVCKPSEVAIERALKIANINPHRTLFFEDSVRNVQAGKRVGLDTVLVGNSQRVVGADYALESIHNIKEALPQLWEVDRLAEVNYSGVAVETSVTA; this is encoded by the exons ATGGAATATGGGCATGTTCAGAGGTCAAAGTACGACTGTCTTCTTTTTG ATCTAGATGATACTCTTTATCCACTTAGTACTGGTTTGGCAACTAGTGTTCGCAAGAATATCGAAG ATTATATGGTTGAAAAGCTTGGTATAGAACGAAGCAAAATTGCTGAGTTGGGTAATTTACTGTACAAGAATTATGGAACTACAATGGCAGGCCTCAGG GCAATCGGCTATGATTTCGACTATGATGAGTACCATAG TTTTGTCCATGGTAGATTACCTTATGAAAATTTGAGGCCTGACCCTGTTCTGAGAAGTCTTTTGCTTAGCGTACCCATCCGCAAAGTT ATCTTCACTAATGCTGATAAGATCCATGCTATCAAAGTTCTGAGTAAACTTGGATTGGAAGATTGTTTTGAAGGGATACTATGCTTTGAGACACTGAATCCAATTCACAAGAGCACTCCATCAGATGACGAAGACGACATTGAGTTTGTTGGTTCAGCCACATTGGCCTCCAACGCGGCTGCTATTAACGGCACTGAGATCTTCGACATTATTGGACATTTTTCTCAACCTAAACCTGGATCAGTGTTGCCAAAGACACCAATTGTTTGCAAACCTTCAGAAGTTGCTATAGAACGGGCTTTAAAGATAGCCAACATCAACCCTCACAGAACA CTTTTCTTTGAAGATAGTGTTCGTAACGTTCAAGCTGGCAAGCGTGTAGGTCTTGATACAGTATTG GTTGGAAATTCCCAAAGAGTTGTAGGTGCAGATTATGCGTTAGAAAGTATCCACAACATAAAGGAAGCATTACCACAACTTTGGGAAGTTGACAGGCTGGCTGAAGTTAACTACTCTGGTGTTGCTGTCGAGACATCTGTCACAGCTTag